The following proteins are co-located in the Trichormus variabilis 0441 genome:
- a CDS encoding TauD/TfdA dioxygenase family protein has product MGYKHIEVKPVSGFIGAEIGGVDLSTHLQDETIQEIRKALLKWKVVFFRNQNIDHAAQIAFTGRFGEVTYAHPHEDEPIEGYSQILPIDRSRYERRNGLRRSSYESRWHTDVTAAINPPAGSILRAVNVPSIGGDTQWTNLVAAYEGLSAPVRELADKLKAEHRFNARLRLPSNSKIAQRIAANPIVSIHPVVRVHPETGERALFVNPGFTSHILDVSPQESELLLELFFNQITKPAYTTRFRWNNGDIAFWDNRATAHLAPQDLDHLEVERVLYRTTITGDVPVGVNGFRSEIVEGELFTSELPNALKNKVEKVAQPVLS; this is encoded by the coding sequence ATGGGTTACAAGCACATTGAAGTTAAGCCTGTATCTGGCTTTATCGGTGCAGAAATTGGTGGTGTAGACCTTTCTACTCATCTGCAAGATGAAACGATCCAAGAAATTCGCAAAGCTTTACTGAAGTGGAAAGTTGTATTTTTTCGCAATCAGAACATTGATCATGCGGCTCAGATCGCGTTCACAGGGCGTTTTGGTGAAGTAACCTATGCTCATCCCCACGAAGATGAGCCAATCGAAGGCTATTCACAAATCCTACCAATTGATCGTAGTCGCTACGAACGGCGCAATGGTCTACGTCGTTCCAGCTACGAAAGCCGTTGGCACACCGATGTAACAGCAGCTATCAACCCACCTGCGGGGTCGATTTTGCGTGCTGTTAACGTTCCCAGTATTGGCGGTGACACCCAGTGGACTAATTTAGTTGCGGCATACGAAGGTTTGTCAGCACCTGTGCGTGAGTTGGCAGACAAATTGAAGGCTGAACATCGTTTTAATGCACGTTTGCGACTACCCAGCAACAGCAAGATTGCCCAGCGCATTGCAGCGAATCCCATTGTTTCCATTCATCCAGTAGTGAGAGTTCATCCAGAAACAGGCGAACGTGCATTGTTTGTCAATCCTGGTTTCACCTCCCACATTCTTGATGTATCTCCCCAAGAAAGTGAGTTGCTACTTGAGTTATTCTTTAACCAAATTACCAAGCCAGCCTACACAACTCGTTTCCGTTGGAATAATGGTGATATTGCTTTCTGGGATAATCGTGCCACTGCACATTTAGCTCCTCAAGATTTGGATCATCTAGAAGTTGAGAGGGTGCTTTATCGCACTACTATCACTGGCGATGTCCCTGTTGGAGTCAACGGTTTCCGTTCCGAAAT